In Leopardus geoffroyi isolate Oge1 chromosome D1, O.geoffroyi_Oge1_pat1.0, whole genome shotgun sequence, the genomic stretch tttaaattctagtaGGGCAGGGGTCCCTGGTTATATCATTTTCAATGATTTGTTCTTCCACttaaatttcagaattattttgtcaAGATTCTAATAATGAATCATTGAAATTTGTTTGGATTGGCCTTGATTTTATGAATTCGTTGATGGAAAAAGCATGGCCTTCAAACATTGTTGGTTATTGGTTTTTATTAATGCAAGAACACAAAACCATGTAAGATCTCATAAGCTAGGATACATAATTAGTTCCtatttaaaagaacttaaaatttttttattgtttattccttttttgagagagagagagagatagagcatgagcaggggaggggcagagagagagagagagggagacacagaatctgaagcaggctctagactctggactctcagcacagggcccaacgcggggcttgaactcatgatccgtgagatcatgacctgaactgaagttggaggctGAAACGACGAAGCACCCAGGAATCCCAAGAAAGAACTTATTTGGTTCATTTATGattaacttattcatttatttgactcTTCTAATCCGACCACCATGCCAAACATGGTGCTAGTGATCGGGATACAGGATTTGTGGAGAATTCCGACCAGCACCATTCTCCATGAGTAGTGTGATTATCCAAAGAACAAGCTTAAAAGTTGTGACAGGTCAAGGATTCTGTGCAGTACTATGGCAGCACTTGATAGGACTTTGGGGACACTCTACAAGAAGAGATTCTTTAGAAGTTCTatgcagaggggtgcctgggtgggtcagtcggttgagcgtcccacttcggctcaggtcatgatctcatggtctgtgagtctgagccccgtttcaggctctgtgctgacagctcacagcctggagcctgcttcagatctgtgtctccctctctctctctttgcccctgcccctatcatgctctctctctctctgtcaaaaataaataaatattttaaaaaaattaaaaaaaataataattaaaaaaaaagaagttctatgCAGGGAATTCACCGGACCATAGATGTAAGTGTGAGAAAGCAAGGCTAGAAAGAAAGGATTCTTTCTGGTTGCTACCTGTCATTGTCATCCATCAAGATCTCGcagggacagaaaaaaagaatgactgaTGCAGGATTCTGATGTGGTACCAGAGCACAGCGTTCTGCAGGGAAGGCTGTGTGGATATGACTATGAGCAGTTACCCCCATGCTTGTCTACATTTGTTGATGATTCTTTCTGTTGATGTATTGATTGTGCCAGGCCCTTCATTCTGCCACTCCTTGCCTCAGCCCCTGCTTTCCTTCTGCTGACACCTGACTTTGAACAAGTCTCCCTACAGGACCTGTCCTGTAGGCACAACTTGCAGTACCATTTGGACATCACAATTTAGAATCCAGCCATCTGAGTCGACTTATGAATGGTCTTTCATGACTTTGAGAGTGGTTAGTACTGTCTTGTGCATTCTGCAATGGATGTGGAAGATTGTTTTGGACAAACTTTCTTCTTTTGACttaatgagaaagacaaatgctatatcTGGACCCAGAAGTTGAGAGGATACTATAACACATGAGAGGGTATTTCACAAAATACCCTGGGGAGAACATCTAGGGTAAAGCCATTGGCCTAGGAAACACGTTAGAGTAAAAAACCTGGAAGACAATAAGGATAGATGGAGCTAGAGCTGCTAACATTTTACCAGGGTATCCAACAACAGGGGCTGTACCTCTGACGCCTTCAGGAGCATGACTACCCCAGTCATGGAGTAAGGTCCTACCGGCTTCCCACACTTATACATATCTGGGAAAGAGAGCCTTTGGAATACAAGCGGCCAGGACTTCCTCTACTTCCAGATTTAGCTTTAATTTCACTGTCTCCTCTCAGGCTCCTCCAGGACTGCCAAAGACTGGAACATGCCCAGAACTGCTAGGGTCAACCAGCCTTATCCCCTGGGAGCTTAGGGAAACCTCCAGGGTCAAGTTTATCCAAAATAGCAGTGGTGCCTTGAGAGTATGCGTTTGGGAAGGAGGTAGTAGCAAAGAGCTAATTCTGGGCATCTAGGGGGACTTTCCTTAGGTTACTTAAAGGGCCATACCATGGATTGTGCGTGCCGAGAGTGACGAGTGGAGACATGCCGGGCACAGAGTGTGTTCCCCACGAGCCACACGGATGTATGTGTAGATATAGCAACATACagccacacacactcacacacacacatttgaagaAGGTGTCCAGGACCAGCTCGCCACACTCTGCCTGCCTCCTATTCCGGTAAGTGGTTCAGGTGAGGTGGCTTCGCACTTCCATCCTGGTATCCTGGTCTCAGGTTCCCAGAGCCCTGTCACTTGCTTCATTCTTGGTCCTCACTGAACAGCTCTTTTGTGGACTTATTTCATCTTAAGTGGACTGAGAGTGGTTTTGAATACTCTGTCACAGTGGTTGGTATTTCTATCCACGTTTGCCGCACAGGCTTCAAGTGACATTCTCTAAATGGATACACATTCAACATTACACATaataatttttgtgaaaatgatGTCTTGTGTGAATAATGATTCAGTTCATCATGAATAACACattcaaaatgaaatatgtatttgtcAGATGTTACACCACATTATTATAACTCTAACATGACAGCATTCTACTATACTACATGACATATGTTAGCTTGATTCCAGAATCCTTTTTGAGTGTCTACACATTCCACctttttagttttccattttgaaaacattGACTCTTTTGGAATTTGAGGCtcatgaagttttttttattgttcttctcaggtatttccccaaagaatcaCCATGACCGTTTGCAATGCGTCCCTGGGTCACCCACCTTTCTTCATTCTCCAAGGCATTCCTGGGATGGAGGACAAGCACAGATggatctctgtccccttctcttccaTGTACTTCATCACCATCCTTGGGAACTGCACCATCATCTTCACCATCTGCACCGAGCGCTCCCTGCACAAGCCCATGTTCCTGCTCCTCTGCATGTTGGCCCTCACAGACCTGGGCATGTCCACTACCACCATTCCTAAGGTGCTGTGCATCTTCTGGTTTGGCCAGAGTGAGATCAGCTATGTGGGCTGCCTGGTCCAAATGTTCTTCATCCACTCCATATCAGCGTTGCAGTCAGCCATCCTGATGACCATGGCCTTTGACCGCTATGTAGCCATCTGTGAACCTCTGCGTTATGCCACCATCCTTTCCAATAGTCGCATTGGGCTCATTGGCCTGGTGAGTTTAGTGAGAGCCATCCTTTTCATTCTGCCCATGCCGGTCCTCCTCCAGAAGATGCCCTTTCGTGTAAATCACGTCATCCCCACCACCTACTGTGAGCACATGGCTGTGGTGAAGATGGTGTGTGTGGACACCACAGTCAACAGGATATATGGTCTGGTGGTGGCCTTGTTGGTTGCTGGGCTGGACATCTCAGCTATTGCTTCATCGTACGTGCTTATCATCCGGGCTGTACTGCGACTGTCTTCTAAGGAAGCCCACCACAAAGCAGTCAACACCTGCACCACACACATTTGTGTCATGCTTATCTCATACACTCCCTCGCTGTTCTCTTTTCTCACTCACCGCTTTGGTAGGGGAATTGCACCCCATGTGCACACCATTCTTGGGAACCTCTACTTCCTTGTTCCTCCAATGCTCAATCCTATTATTTATGCAGTGAAAACCAAAGAGTTTCGGGACAAATTGACCAAATACGGGTGCTGGAAGAAGGACCCTGTAACCATAAACCATGGCCAGAAGCCTGTCTGATCATCCAGCAGTAGTGGGTATGAGGAAAAAACGTTTAGTGGAGGCAGTTCCTGGGAGTATTGACTAGTGATGAGATATGTCATATTGGGCAGATTGACTGCCCCACTCTTGGACAGAGAGGCTATGTCACAGGAGACCTCCTTGCTCTCAGTAACTCTAAAGGTCTAAAGGAAGAATCGTTCCCTATGAAGTTAAAATAATGAcatattctctcctttcttgacATGCCAGTTGGGAAAATTAAATtgatcatgtttttaaaagcactttcaacaaaacacacaaagagtGCATAGAAAATAAGTTAGGATGCTTCCATATGGAGACAACATTGAGCAAAAATAACTGGCCCACCACTTTACCATGTAAGAGCAAGAATTATGTGGGTGTGAGCATGcatttgtatttgtttgcttCAGGGGAAACGGGGGGTGGAGATTGGGGGCAATGAGAAAGGACAAGGAAGagtaaattaatatttacagtcactgctttattttctccGCTAGTTCACCTTACGTTTGGGTAAGAGACTGGTTATTTCCATGAAGAACAAAGGAATATGCACAGGAGACCTGAGCTGCCAGTCTCAGACAGCTctcagaggaaaaggaaaaaggagaagctCCTGACCGTAAAGGTTTACAAGCATTGGACCTAATTTCCTACTTGTAGAAACTCCCAGAGTCAACTGTTCTGCTCCTCCGAATGAATTCACTGTTTGACAAGATTCTCCCAGAAAGAAAATGTCTGAGAATGCCCTGCAAATAGTTATAGCTACAAAAATCGATTTTATACTGGAAACCTTTGAATGCAGACCTCTGTAAGGCAATTTCTATGGGTGCCCAGGAGGACGTCCTGAACAGGTACTCATGGCAGCTGTGGAGTTCAGGTCTTGTGCCCACGTGTGGGAATTCATTAATTCAGAGGATATCGTTTCTCGTTCTAGAAGGTTATTGTAGATATAATGGCGAATAGTGTAAATTTCATGAAGCTGAAACCAGAAAGATTCTAGTGTTGTTCATCATATTGTATAACTAATATATGAGGCAGAATTCAGTAAAAATGATGCCTATGGTTACAGCCACATGACCACTATTTAAGTGAGTCTCTTACAATAGTTTaccaggagggaaagaaatgaaccTTCTCCAGAGTGTCGTGCCTGCggtaagaaataataacaaatgtttcCAGTATGCTGAACCGTTGGATACCAAGGGCTAGGACATTTCAGAACTTGAAATAAAGGGCACAGGCTTGAGgcggaaaaaaaatgaggattgaACAGGAAGTGCCTTTTCTATGAATGGAAGAAATAGGAGCAGTAGGTTTGAGGAAGAGTCCTGCCTGTCTGGTTAGAGGACCAAGGTCAGATAGTTAATCCTCCACAGAACATAGACAAAATTCAAACCAAAACTAAATGACTCAGCACAATGTCTTATGATTAGTATTGTAACTGACAAATAAGTAGCAGAGAGTGAACAGGTCTGAGGGGCCCATTAGCCTGGGGAGCTGTGGTAGTAGGAGGCTTCGTTTTTGCTGGGTTCTGAGATTGATTTTCTTCAGATTTGAATGGATGTGAGGTATAGAAAGGTGTCTACATGAtgtaacattttccttttgtgttttggtGAAATGTTCTGTAAacatgaaaagactttttttagtttatttatttatttattgaaagagagagagaggagagagagagagagagagagagagagagagagaatcccaagcagggtctacaTTCTCAGAACAGAGCTTGATGTGgaactcagtctcatgaactgtgagatcatgacgtgagccaaaattaAGGTTTGTCTGCTTAACCAAGTTAGACACTCAGGTTCCCTGAGTGGTCTCTTTAATGAAATAATAGGCTAAAAATTTACTAACACCTTAACACAAGACATCTTGGGAGAATTTACAGGGGACACTGGCAGCAGCAGCTGAAAATAGGAAAACTTGGGGAACTGGAAGTCAGAGAAGCCACCAGAAGGATGCCTGAATGTGTCTGCCTTTCTCACTgggctgttttcctttttcacaaatgtattaatttatggTTGATTGTTTTTACTGAAGGATGACCTTGATTTGTCTCTTGTGGACTTGCTGTAAGTGGGACAGAGACACACATGTTAATTGCCTAGTTTTCTTTTCACATCTATAGAATGATACCTAGtcatgaaaaactagaaaaatgtttatacGTTTGATATGTTAGTTAAGTataaagcattttcttctttctatcagGCATTTGGAATTTGAATATAGGCCACTTCACTTAACTATCCTTATCTCAAGTTTTAGAGAACATGAGGTTTGAGATGtcctgtcaaataaataaattataaatatttgtatgaaTGATTATATAATGGTTTTATGAATAAAGTGTATCTCAGAAACTATGAGGGAGGCAATATCTCTGAGTGGAGTCTCAGATATTGGGGCAGAAAAATTTTCAGCATTGGGGAAGGTAACCCTGGTGTCCCCAGGAAGGAGGACCTATGATAAAAGCTTGCATATTGGAGTTTATTTAGAAAAGTGATCACAGGGACTGGGTGCACAAAACAGGTggagtaaaatgaagaaagaagaaaaaacagtacAGGGATTTTCTATCCAGTTGTACAGGGCTAGCACAGACTGGTTTCCACCCTGTGTGGACCAGTTGAAGAGCCTTAGAAAATGCATTTCAGAATTGTCCTCCCTGAGAGAGAAGATTCTGCCCAGTGGCTCCTGTGGGGTGCCTGTCCTCAACCCCTTTCCTTCTGGGTTGTGTACCCATGACAGCATAGCTGGTGGCTGGGTGTCCCATGCCATGAGTTGGGGAAGCCCATGGCAAGGACCTCCAGGTACTGAGTATGACCTGATGTCCACTATCTGATTACACCTGCCTGGAACTGGTCACAGCACCAGTGCCTGAATTGAAAGTGTGGCCCAGGGCATTAGGAAGTGGCATGGGGATTACCTACTGAAACAGTCCACATGACAGAGGCCTCACAGTAGGCTGTGGGCTTGTTTTGAGATTAACAGGGAGCTCATACCTTGAGCCCATCCAACagaattatgattttaattttctaacttttcatAACAAAATTTTCTATCTTTATTATGATAATTCAGTGTCCACAATTATAGCTAACTCAGGTAACCTTGGCAGATATTGTCTAAAAatattctcggggtgcctgggtagctcagtcagttaagcatctgacttcagctcaggtcctgatcttgcggtCACGAGTTCCatccccatgtagggctctgcactgacagctcagagcctggagcctgcttcggattctgtgtttccctctctctctctgcccttcccccacacatgctcactcacgcgtgctctctctctctctttcaaaaataaataagcattaaaaaaataaataataaagatattctcaaatgtatgttaactaaatggaattaaaataaaaacttaaaaatgaataaaataaaatataaaaatattaaaaatatttaaaagagctCCTAGAAAGAGCTCCTATAGATGTGCATGGTTCTCCTTaatccttatttttctcttagttttctttttcacatagaAGTGAATgagaatattatttatgtttggtactgtattttctgttgttgctgCTAAAATAATACATGCACTTGGAAAGTAATCAAATGTGGTAGGATATACAAAAATCGTTTTTCTACTTCTACGTGATCTCAGTCCATGAAGTCAACCCCTTACACATGTATTAGGTGTACTCATAATtgtcttatatatttaaaataacgcATATAAACAAACATGTGGGTATAAGTCCCTCTCTCACAATTTGTACTCTCCTATCCATATTCCTAGACATTTATTTGGCTTTGATCTTTTacttgcaacattttttttttcttaatttctccctgTTGCCAGTTATGAattctctttcctgttctttgaCATGGGCCAAGGgacatgttctttcttttcttttatttttattactatttttaaagtttatttatttattttgagagatagagagggagaaagagacagagagagagggagggagagagagaatgagtaggggaggggcagagagagagagggagacagaatcccaagcaggctgcatgctctcagcacagagcctgtcgtgaggctcgaacccaccaacttaaactcatgacctgagcctagaccaagagtcagacgctcaaccaaccaagccacccaggctccccgtattttcttttttgactcatTCAGTCCTGgatgtttctcctttatttctttggtaaATCACACTTTCTTCCCCATGGGCAGTCTTCTCCAGTGCAAATGTAACAAAACAGACCTAGGAGAAGTGAAAAATAGAGACAAATGAAGCTGGTGGTGTCCCTCCCTTTGCTCACTATGTCCCCAAGTCACTGTCTTGTAGTTCTGGGAAAGAGCATGTTTCTTCTCTCACTGCAGACTCCTTTTCCTAAAGTGCTTTCTACATTTTCCTTTGGTTGTGAACACTTCCCATGTTGAGCTCATGCTCCATTTTGATAAAAGTGAAAGCACCACTACAACCCTCTCCTGAGTGTGCACAAGAGTGGACACTGGGGGGAACTTGGTggtattcttttcttcttatctGTAGTGCCAAATGTGGCTTTGTGAGCttatttagtttgtatttttaaatagtttctttctGCTTGTGTGATACAAAATTCGGTACTCTGAGGCTGAAAATGCTTTTTCCAAACATACCTACTATCAGTGTTTAAAATGGGTTTTCAGgagtgtttttttcttcctctacttAAAATACCACTGCTTTGAGGTTCTGTTCTTAAAACTTCAGTCATGTGGGTGTTTTAATAGACCAATACACCTGAGAATATGCTAGCATCTTTACAACTTCTTAGCTTTATTGAATTCACATCGGCAAACCAAAGATACTTATTCACTATCCTTTGTTGCATTTTGccttagtgtttttaaaatatcacgtTCTTGGGTCTTGGAGTCTTAC encodes the following:
- the LOC123602530 gene encoding putative olfactory receptor 52P1; protein product: MTVCNASLGHPPFFILQGIPGMEDKHRWISVPFSSMYFITILGNCTIIFTICTERSLHKPMFLLLCMLALTDLGMSTTTIPKVLCIFWFGQSEISYVGCLVQMFFIHSISALQSAILMTMAFDRYVAICEPLRYATILSNSRIGLIGLVSLVRAILFILPMPVLLQKMPFRVNHVIPTTYCEHMAVVKMVCVDTTVNRIYGLVVALLVAGLDISAIASSYVLIIRAVLRLSSKEAHHKAVNTCTTHICVMLISYTPSLFSFLTHRFGRGIAPHVHTILGNLYFLVPPMLNPIIYAVKTKEFRDKLTKYGCWKKDPVTINHGQKPV